One Festucalex cinctus isolate MCC-2025b chromosome 1, RoL_Fcin_1.0, whole genome shotgun sequence genomic region harbors:
- the LOC144002047 gene encoding uncharacterized protein LOC144002047, translating to MNAGISLGGSEGVQRRPMRPLPRLSARQAKWGDANWLRFPKLQLDPYGPSCGDSNTVTSQKRSVLSRQMTRSQMSITLVRPPNLDKMADNPLAEADEHSGVMFNGI from the exons ATGAACGCTGGCATCTCCCTGGGAGGCAGCGAGGGTGTGCAAAGG AGGCCTATGCGACCTCTTCCACGTCTCTCTGCCCGGCAGGCAAAGTGGGGGGACGCAAACTGGCTGAGATTTCCCAAGTTGCAACTGGATCCCTACGGGCCTTCCTGCGGAGATAGCAACACTGTCACCTCACAGAAGAG GTCTGTGTTGTCTAGACAAATGACGAGGAGCCAGATGTCCATAACGCTGGTAAGGCCCCCCAACCTGGACAAGATGGCTGACAACCCACTGGCAGAAGCTGATGAGCACTCGGGTGTGATGTTTAATGGGATCTAG